From Brassica oleracea var. oleracea cultivar TO1000 chromosome C3, BOL, whole genome shotgun sequence, a single genomic window includes:
- the LOC106329247 gene encoding iron-sulfur cluster assembly protein 1-like, which produces MMLRQAAKKALGLTSRQSTPWSVGISRSYHENVIDHYDNPRNVGSFDKNDTSIGTGLVGAPACGDVMKLQIKVDEKTGQIVDARFKTFGCGSAIASSSVATEWVKGKAMEEVLTIKNTEIAKHLSLPPVKLHCSMLAEDAIKAAVKDYKEKRLKTNGAGETSQA; this is translated from the exons ATGATGCTCAGGCAAGCTGCGAAGAAGGCTCTAGGCCTTACGTCACGCCAATCGACGCCGTGGTCCGTTGGTATCTCCCGATCCTACCACGAGAACGTCATCGACCACTACGACAACCCCCGCAACGTCGGGTCTTTCGATAAGAACGATACCAGCATCGGCACGGGCCTCGTCGGAGCTCCCGCGTGCGGTGATGTGATGAAGCTTCAGATCAAGGTCGATGAGAAGACCGGTCAGATCGTTGATGCTCGGTTCAAGACCTTTGGTTGTGGCTCCGCTATCGCCTCTTCATCTGT AGCCACTGAATGGGTGAAAGGCAAAGCTATGGAGGAAGTCCTGACCATCAAGAACAC TGAGATTGCAAAGCATCTTTCTCTCCCACCAGTGAAGCTCCATTGCAGTATGTTGGCGGAGGACGCCATCAAGGCAGCTGTGAAAGACTACAAGGAGAAGCGTTTGAAGACAAACGGTGCTGGAGAAACCTCACAGGCGTGA
- the LOC106331951 gene encoding short-chain dehydrogenase/reductase SDRA-like produces the protein MEKKQKVGPKRLQGKVAIVTASTQGIGFGIVERLGLEGASVVVSSRKQKNVDEAVEKLKAQEIDAFGIVCHVSNAQHRLNLVQKTIQRYGKKIDIVVCNAAVNPSTDPILSTQESALDKLWEVNVKSSILLLQDMAPHLQKGSSVIFITSIAAFQPQVPTAMYGVTKTALLGLTKALAAEMGPDTRVNALAPGVVPTHFASFITRNSEVRRASEEKTLLNRLGTTEDMAAATAFLASDDAAYITGETLVVAGGMPSRL, from the exons ATGGAGAAGAAGCAGAAGGTGGGGCCAAAAAGACTCCAAGGCAAAGTGGCGATCGTGACGGCATCGACGCAAGGGATAGGCTTCGGTATCGTTGAACGGCTCGGACTTGAAGGCGCTTCTGTCGTCGTCTCTTCTCGCAAACAG AAAAATGTGGATGAGGCAGTAGAGAAGCTTAAAGCTCAAGAGATTGATGCATTTGGAATCGTTTGTCATGTCTCTAATGCTCAACATCGCCTGAATCTTGTCCAAAAGACAATTCAA AGATATGGGAAGAAGATAGATATTGTTGTATGTAATGCCGCTGTTAATCCATCTACTGACCCAATCTTATCCACCCAAGAATCTGCTCTTGACAAGCTTTGGGAAGTCAATGTCAAATCATCTATTCTTCTCCTCCAG GATATGGCTCCTCACTTACAGAAGGGTTCTTCGGTTATCTTCATAACCTCCATTGCTGCGTTTCAACCGCAAGTACCAACGGCAATGTATGGAGTTACCAAAACAGCTCTTCTCGGACTAACCAAG GCACTTGCTGCTGAGATGGGACCGGACACAAGAGTGAACGCTCTAGCGCCCGGTGTTGTGCCAACACACTTTGCCTCTTTCATCACCCGGAACTCTGAAGTG AGAAGAGCCAGTGAGGAGAAAACACTGCTCAACAGGCTGGGAACAACAGAGGACATGGCCGCTGCAACAGCTTTCTTGGCCTCTGATGATGCTGCTTACATCACCGGAGAAACTTTAGTGGTCGCCGGAGGAATGCCCTCCAGGCTCTGA
- the LOC106334299 gene encoding putative F-box protein At1g53360, producing MEQQFSENLTLARFEAQCSKSVREYSVPQIPDDLLIIIFSLVTGKSVARFRCVSKHWASVLRRSDFTELFWTKSLTRPRLLFTINFNGKLFFYSVPQPHNPDDNSSLVATPYQTCSFPKRLLANIFKPLCGLALLMDEPVICNPATGEFLTLPKVLLEEKDLPNPKEFSKMFCLGYDPVGKQFKVLCMTSSSFDERLTTHLVLTLESRKPLWRKVELKFLFVRNRRMSYGSICINGVLYFGAEFGKSTVMVCFDVRSEKFRFINTDEVMEQDRRFELFNYKGKLGIHRNRYNRYENRYENRFVLWVLEDARNHKWFKHVLELSPYEEKMVENTKIVGMTGTGEIVFASYSYLPISWCRVVFYNMERKTFTRVKIEGFEVEEPRVKKYIDTLIDYAENVEFM from the coding sequence ATGGAACAGCAGTTCTCCGAGAATCTAACATTAGCTAGATTTGAAGCACAATGTTCGAAATCGGTAAGAGAATACTCAGTCCCACAAATCCCAGACGATCTACTTATCATTATATTCTCTCTTGTCACGGGAAAGTCTGTAGCAAGGTTTCGTTGTGTTTCGAAACACTGGGCATCCGTACTTCGCCGTTCTGATTTCACTGAGTTATTTTGGACCAAGTCTTTGACTCGTCCACGTCTCCTTTTCACCATAAACTTTAATGGCAAGTTGTTCTTCTACTCTGTACCTCAGCCTCATAATCCAGATGATAACTCTTCTCTTGTAGCCACCCCATACCAAACGTGTTCATTTCCAAAACGTCTTCTTGCTAATATATTTAAACCACTCTGTGGATTGGCATTGCTCATGGACGAGCCGGTGATTTGTAACCCTGCCACTGGAGAGTTCCTAACCTTGCCCAAAGTTCTTCTAGAAGAAAAAGACTTACCCAACCCCAAGGAGTTTTCAAAAATGTTTTGCTTAGGATATGATCCGGTCGGAAAACAGTTCAAAGTGTTGTGTATGACCTCTTCATCATTTGATGAAAGACTAACTACTCATCTGGTTTTGACGCTAGAGTCTCGAAAGCCTTTATGGAGAAAGGTGGAACTCAAATTCCTTTTTGTGAGAAACCGTAGAATGTCATATGGTTCTATATGTATAAATGGTGTTTTGTATTTCGGAGCTGAGTTCGGGAAATCTACTGTTATGGTATGCTTCGACGTTAGGTCTGAGAAGTTCCGCTTTATAAACACAGATGAAGTCATGGAACAAGATAGGCGTTTTGAACTTTTCAACTACAAAGGTAAATTAGGTATACATCGTAACAGGTATAATAGATATGAGAATAGATATGAGAATAGATTTGTGTTGTGGGTTCTAGAAGATGCTAGGAATCATAAATGGTTCAAGCATGTCTTGGAATTGTCTCCTTACGAGGAAAAGATGGTCGAGAATACCAAGATTGTTGGAATGACTGGTACAGGTGAAATTGTATTCGCGTCGTACTCGTACCTCCCAATCAGCTGGTGCCGCGTTGTCTTCTACAATATGGAGAGAAAGACTTTTACAAGAGTCAAAATTGAGGGATTTGAAGTTGAAGAGCCTAGGGTGAAAAAATATATAGATACATTAATAGACTATGCAGAGAATGTGGAGTTTATGTAA
- the LOC106331052 gene encoding glutathione S-transferase T3-like → MDPFSLNSPGFVNLLTSQSSQPIDLGCSEVPKPAERRKWTTKEDVVLISAWLNTSKDPIVSNEQKAGAFWKRIEEYVNASPLLVGSVPREWSQCKQRWGRVNEQVCKFVGSHEAALKEQASGQNENDVMKAAHNIFFNDYHAKFTLEHCWRELRFDQKWRLHSLSREGAKEKRKEPAEEVAAEEDVRPPGIKASKASKRKKHGNEAAFDQIESILAAKNHISKQKILDRLLAKNEDKLSAQEYIDYDISEPNANSMYCFVGHGLQVDACGGGCL, encoded by the exons ATGGATCCTTTTTCCCTTAACTCTCCCGGTTTTGTTAACCTCCTCACTTCCCAGAGTAGTCAACCAATAGATTTAGGGTGTTCAGAAGTTCCTAAACCTGCTGAAAGGCGAAAGTGGACAACGAAAGAAGATGTGGTGCTGATCAGTGCTTGGCTCAACACCAGCAAGGATCCAATCGTGAGTAATGAGCAAAAGGCAGGAGCTTTTTGGAAGCGAATAGAGGAGTATGTAAATGCTAGCCCTCTGCTTGTTGGCTCCGTTCCTAGGGAGTGGAGTCAATGTAAGCAGAGGTGGGGAAGGGTGAATGAGCAGGTGTGCAAGTTTGTGGGAAGTCATGAAGCCGCTTTGAAGGAGCAGGCGAGTGGACAAAACGAGAATGATGTCATGAAGGCTGCTCATAACATCTTCTTTAATGACTACCATGCGAAGTTCACACTGGAACATTGTTGGAGAGAGCTTAGGTTTGATCAAAAATGGAGATTACATTCTTTGTCGAGAGAGGGTGCAAAGGAGAAAAGGAAGGAACCTGCGGAGGAGGTGGCTGCGGAGGAAGATGTTAGGCCACCTGGTATTAAGGCTAGCAAAGCATCCAAACGAAAGAAGCACGGGAATGAAGCAGCGTTTGATCAGATTGAGAGCATATTAGCCGCGAAAAATCACATATCCAAACAGAAAATCCTTGACCGTTTGCTAGCAAAAAATGAAGATAAACTTTCTGCTCAAGAA TATATTGATTATGATATATCTGAACCAAATGCTAACAGTATGTATTGCTTTGTAGGTCACGGGTTGCAGGTGGATGCGTGTGGAGGTGGATGCTTGTAA